The genomic window GATGAGCATGCCCATGTTGGTGGACAGGCCGGCGACGGCCGAGGCGATGACGTAGATCACCAGGGCGGACTGGACGAGCAGCTTCTTGGAGAAGAGGTCGGACAGCTTGCCCCAGATGGGGGTGGAGATCGTCGTCGCGAGCAGGGCGGCGGTGACGACCCAGGTGTAGCCGGACTCGGTGCCGTGCAGGTCGTTGACGATGGTGGGCAGGGCGTTCGAGACGACCGTCGAGGACAGGATCGCGACGAACATGCCCAGCAGCAGGCCCGAGAGCGCCTCGAGGATCTCCCCGTGGGTCATCTTGGGGGCGGCGCCGGGTGCGGTGGGTGCGGTGGGGGCGGTGGTGCTCATGCGTTCGCCTGCAACGTGGTCTCCAGGGTGGTCGGGGTGGTCTCCGGCGACGCTGCCGCGGTTCGGGGGAGGCACTCGGTGGCGCGGGTGAGCCGGCCGAGCAGCCGGGTGAGGTCGTCGACGTCGACGTCGTCCCAGCCGTCGAGGTGCTCGACGAGCCGGTCGACGAGGGCGCGGCGGAAGGTGCGCAGCTCCTCGACGCCGGCGTCGGTGACGCTCAGTCGTTGCGAGCGGCCGTCGTCGGGGTCGGGGGCGGAGGTCAGCAGGCCCTTGGCCTTCAGGTGGGTGACGTGCCGGCTGACGGTCGACAGGTCGAGGGAGAGGTGCTCGGCGACCTCGCTGATGCGCAGGGGACCCCGCTGGTGCACGACCGCGAGGGCGACGGCGGCGGGGGTGTTCGTCGTGCCGACCAGCGTCCGGCGGGCCCGGAGCAGGTCCGGGAAGACGTCGACGAGCGCTGCGCACGCGTGGGGTGTGGCCATGACGACCTTCGGGAGTCTGGTTGGTGTGTGCAAGCAACCATAAGACCGTTTGGTTGCTCCATGCAACCCGAAGGATCCACCGGCCGGGGTCTCCCCGCACCCCGGGGCGTCGGGGTGCGGGGGTCGGGCCGGCGCGTCAGACGGCGGCGTTGAGGCGGTGCAGGAGGTCGGCCAGCGCCGTCATGTCCTGCTCGGGCCAGTCCTCCAGGCGCGAGTGCAGCCGCTGGCGGCGGGCCGTGCGGGCCGCGTGCACCTTCTCCAGGCCGTCGGGGGACAGGGTCAGGCGCACCGCCCGGCCGTCGGTCGGGTCCGCCTCGCGGGTCACCAGGCCCAGCCGCTCCAGGAGCTGGACCTGCCGGGACAGCGTCGGCTTGCCGATCCCGAAGAACGCCGCGAGGTCGGAGGGGCGCGCCTCGCCGGTGTCGTCGAGGCGCACCAGGAGGCTGTACGCCTCCGGTTCGAGGTCCGGGTGGACGCTGCGCGCCGTCTCCCGGTTGATCGCGCGCGAGCGCCGCAGCAGCACGGCGAGCTCACGTTCCAACGCTTCGGCGGGACCACTGACCATCCCAGGAACTTACCGGTCCCGCCGTTCGACGGGTGACGGACAAGTGGCGCGCCGGTGCGTCGGGGTTGAACGTCGCCTCCGCGACCCCGTACTGTCGCGCCCAGATGCATCGAACCGATGCATCGAGAGGAGCAGCACGTGGTGCGCAAACGGGGGGACGTCGTCCTCCTCGCCGTCCTGGCCCTGCTGGCCGACGGCCCCCTGCACGGCTACGAGGTCAGGAAGCGCCTCGACCAGCGGCTGGGGTTCTTCCGGGCCCTCAGCTACGGCACGCTCTACCCGGCGCTGCGCGCGCTGCAGGCCGGCGGCTGCATCAC from Kineococcus rhizosphaerae includes these protein-coding regions:
- a CDS encoding MarR family winged helix-turn-helix transcriptional regulator, producing MVSGPAEALERELAVLLRRSRAINRETARSVHPDLEPEAYSLLVRLDDTGEARPSDLAAFFGIGKPTLSRQVQLLERLGLVTREADPTDGRAVRLTLSPDGLEKVHAARTARRQRLHSRLEDWPEQDMTALADLLHRLNAAV
- a CDS encoding MarR family winged helix-turn-helix transcriptional regulator, with amino-acid sequence MATPHACAALVDVFPDLLRARRTLVGTTNTPAAVALAVVHQRGPLRISEVAEHLSLDLSTVSRHVTHLKAKGLLTSAPDPDDGRSQRLSVTDAGVEELRTFRRALVDRLVEHLDGWDDVDVDDLTRLLGRLTRATECLPRTAAASPETTPTTLETTLQANA